The Candida orthopsilosis Co 90-125, chromosome 7 draft sequence genome has a window encoding:
- a CDS encoding Efg1 transcriptional repressor, which produces MSTYSIPHRNQMNGNYSSAGAPQSGAGVPPGPNTPQYPQQTTSAEATSGTPQQQQQQQQQHPSSQSQQPYGTYYMYNQQQNPQQSDYSYSRYQYPGSAQSYYPPSQSAQQQQQQYGGNRNYTGAPQGPTSTTSSISQPQHATPSHQPGQRPVPQHDTLNHASTSTVGQYQPPGIRPRVTTTMWEDEKTLCYQVDANNVSVVRRADNNMINGTKLLNVAQMTRGRRDGILKSEKVRHVVKIGSMHLKGVWIPFERALSMAQRENIVDLLYPLFVRDIKRVIQTGVTPSSSGGNAGGASADSSAVTNTSSNTSPAVSKASATGASSTTNPTSTGSGGYYQGYGGASGGYPQQYTYQQQTQQGQQTPQSQDQYQGQPYNYQQGGYYSNTGSSQGTGVGAGASSSSQSYPYQYPQPPPQQSQGSYNNYATTTSSTYPTQTSGGAATSGAGAANAGPSNVGATVAQQQHTPQQPSANVGGVHVSPHQHTHQSPKVGK; this is translated from the coding sequence ATGTCTACTTATTCCATACCACACAGGAATCAAATGAACGGAAATTATAGCAGTGCAGGTGCTCCACAAAGTGGCGCGGGAGTTCCACCAGGACCAAATACACCCCAGTATccacaacaaacaacaagcGCCGAAGCAACATCGGGAACAccccaacaacaacaacaacaacaacaacaacatccaTCCCTGCAGTCCCAACAACCTTATGGTACATATTACATGtacaaccaacaacagaaCCCTCAGCAACTGGACTATAGTTACAGTCGTTACCAGTATCCAGGAAGCGCCCAGTCATATTACCCACCATCGCAAAGCGCccagcaacagcaacaacaatacgGAGGAAACAGGAATTACACTGGTGCACCACAAGGTCCtacatcaacaacctcTTCCATCTCACAACCGCAACATGCAACCCCATCGCATCAACCTGGGCAAAGACCAGTACCTCAGCATGACACTCTTAATCACgcatcaacttcaaccGTGGGCCAATATCAGCCACCAGGGATTAGACCAAGAGTAACGACAACGATGTGGGAGGATGAAAAAACCTTATGTTATCAAGTTGATGCCAACAATGTTAGTGTTGTTCGTAGAGCTGATAATAACATGATCAACGGAAccaagttgttgaatgtgGCACAAATGACTCGTGGTAGAAGAGAtggaattttgaaactggAGAAGGTTAGACATGTGGTCAAGATTGGGTCGATGCATTTGAAGGGAGTATGGATTCCATTTGAACGTGCATTGAGTATGGCACAGAGAGAGAATATAGTTGATTTGTTATACCCTTTGTTTGTTAGAGATATCAAAAGAGTGATTCAAACAGGAGTGACACCATCGTCATCTGGTGGTAATGCTGGTGGTGCTAGTGCCGATTCTAGTGCCGTTACAAACACAAGCTCAAATACAAGTCCAGCAGTGTCTAAAGCTAGTGCTACTGGtgcatcatcaactactAATCCGACACTGACGGGATCAGGTGGTTACTATCAAGGGTATGGAGGAGCAAGTGGTGGGTATCCCCAACAATACAcataccaacaacaaacccAGCAAGGACAACAAACTCCACAAAGCCAAGATCAGTACCAAGGTCAACCATATAATTACCAACAAGGTGGATACTATTCAAATACAGGTAGCAGTCAAGGCACAGGAGTAGGTGCTGgagcatcatcatcgtcacAATCGTATCCATACCAATATCCACAACCTCCACCACAACAATCTCAAGGATCCTACAATAATTATGCAACAACTACATCATCTACCTACCCAACTCAAACAAGTGGTGGTGCAGCCACCAGCGGCGCAGGGGCTGCAAATGCCGGACCAAGCAATGTTGGTGCAACAGTagctcaacaacaacacacaCCACAGCAACCATCGGCTAATGTAGGAGGAGTGCATGTATCGCCACATCAGCATACCCATCAACTGCCTAAAGTTGGAAAGTAA
- a CDS encoding Cdc45 DNA replication initiation factor codes for MYITPNQYFATYRDLKRTSLSHSTCKLVIFVSCLDVDSLCAAKMFSLLLKKELIQYQLLPVVGYKDLKSHYDRLDDDVTNVVLIGCGAMLDVENFLDVNPEELLDNSAEQPEDDQDLNDVKKNQFRRKIYIIDGHRPWNLDNLFGSEIVVCLDDGYVDGTLLEEKKAYEGLILEDEEEESGSDSESDFSDDEELDEETDVDMPSESELVINSQDPEDTVTRKRKLQEKYSRQLRKQKKQKKSVNEDKLQSYYNQGSTISTANTITVYALLTAIGETNLESLWIAIIGTSSLDSHYPEIYDKLQPLLKEEVMRLNPEHENTKKKADQTILRVERDYHLFLLRHWTLYDSFFYSSHVNSKLNLWTDEGKKRLHKLFAKMGVSLAVAQQKWLYMDTKVKRQLPIIFRRYLPIYGLEGIVREGFIKTYGYTGSLSAMECVEALSALLELDEKFIQESAKLNEEDNKTLDNEDDKIRKRMERKESSWLSNFWSSWDALNVTKSLKTSANQTSPFTKLKGSELLFRGLEYAKQLQQITFRTGMSLLERKMIKNLKLYRLCVLNDGAVPDLEIFINPLMLSKLGTWLIENLAELDFINGNHSLKPLVVASLDVSSDTYLVIGLAPRYPRGMSNSEKAKLLQEQTNDKITAESMTTHLNTFSVAFQQLSNTSGAKVRVDSFDSSIIEIRKDDLAPFLEKLTLSGLI; via the coding sequence ATGTACATCACACCCAACCAATACTTTGCAACATATcgagatttgaaaagaacaTCGCTATCCCATTCGACATGTAAATTGGTCATTTTTGTATCCTGTTTGGATGTTGATTCACTATGTGCTGCCAAGATGTTTAgtttgttattgaaaaaggagTTGATTCAGTACCAGTTGCTCCCTGTAGTGGGGTATAAAGATCTCAAATCGCATTATGACAGActagatgatgatgtgaCAAATGTGGTGTTAATTGGTTGTGGAGCCATGTTGGATGTGGAAAACTTTTTAGACGTTAACCCAGAGGAGTTGTTGGATAATAGTGCTGAACAGCCGGAAGATGACCAAGACTTGAATGATGTAAAGAAGAACCAATTCAGGAGGAAAATATATATTATTGATGGACATAGACCGTGGAATTTGGATAACCTTTTCGGGTCTGAAATTGTGGTTTGTCTTGACGATGGCTATGTTGATGGGACCTTGCtagaagaaaagaaggcTTATGAAGGTCTAATCTTGgaggatgaagaggaagagtCGGGTTCGGATTCAGAATCTGATTTTAGTGACGATGAGGAACTCGATGAAGAAACAGATGTTGATATGCCTTCAGAAAGCGAATTAGTTATCAACTCGCAGGATCCAGAGGATACGGTTACGCGCAAACGAAAACTACAAGAGAAGTATTCACGACAACTcagaaaacaaaagaagcaaaagaagTCCGTAAACGAAGATAAATTACAGTCATATTACAACCAAGGTTCGACAATAAGTACAGCCAACACCATTACCGTTTATGCTCTTCTTACAGCAATAGGTGAGACTAATTTGGAGAGTTTGTGGATTGCAATCATTGGAACGTCGTCTTTGGACAGCCACTACCCCGAGATTTACGATAAATTACAACCGCTTCTCAAAGAGGAAGTGATGAGATTAAACCCAGAGCACGAAAAcaccaaaaagaaagctGATCAAACAATACTACGCGTTGAACGAGATTACCATTTATTCCTACTACGACACTGGACCTTATACGACTCTTTCTTCTATTCAAGTCATGTGAAttcgaaattgaatttgtggACAGACGAAGGGAAAAAGAGGCTCCATAAGCTTTTTGCAAAGATGGGGGTTTCTCTAGCTGTCGCACAACAAAAGTGGTTATACATGGATACAAAAGTGAAGCGACAATTGCCTATCATATTCCGCCGTTACTTGCCAATTTATGGACTTGAGGGAATTGTCAGGGAGGGATTCATCAAGACATATGGATATACTGGCCTGCTTTCTGCAATGGAGTGTGTTGAGGCCCTAAGTGCACTTCTCGAATTAGATGAAAAGTTTATCCAAGAGTCGGCAAAACTAAATGAAGAGGATAACAAGACTCTTGATAATGAGGATGATAAAATCAGGAAAAGAATGGAGAGGAAAGAAAGCTCATGGTTGAGTAATTTTTGGTCCTCATGGGATGCATTAAATGTGACCAAGTCATTGAAAACTAGCGCCAATCAAACGTCACCATTTACAAAACTAAAAGGAAGTGAGCTACTTTTCCGAGGTTTGGAATATGCTAAGCAGTTACAGCAAATCACTTTTCGAACGGGGATGTCTTTACTTGAGCGTAAGATGATTAAAAACTTGAAGCTTTATCGATTATGTGTGTTGAATGATGGTGCAGTTCCCGATTTGGAGATATTTATTAACCCACTAATGTTGTCAAAGTTGGGTACATGGCTAATTGAAAACTTAGCAGAATTGGATTTCATAAACGGGAATCACTCTTTGAAACCATTGGTTGTGGCAAGTTTGGATGTAAGTAGTGACACTTATCTCGTCATTGGTCTTGCCCCTAGGTATCCACGTGGAATGAGCAATTCGGAAAAGGCAAAGTTGTTGCAAGAGCAAACCAACGATAAAATTACAGCTGAATCAATGACGACGCATTTAAATACATTCAGTGTTGcatttcaacaattatCAAACACTTCTGGAGCCAAAGTGCGTGTTGACAGTTTTGATAGTTCAATAATAGAGATTAGAAAGGATGATTTGGCTCCCTTTTTGGAGAAGCTCACATTGAGTGGGCTCATATAG
- a CDS encoding Hgt14 glucose transporter (member of the major facilitator), translating to MSNDARSIQTVMSDEKSDKESIHTIDSVQSKKMLRNKFKIKNIFEKIEDRPTPPQVYNYRVYLTAVMASAAAIIIGYDSGFIGGTVALDSFRKEFGLDVAPNEAYITSNVISVFHVGCFFGALFSYPGSYYFGRRIPLIAAALLITVGSGIMLAAKDSVGLGPIYAGRVLAGLSVGCSTNLTVVYISEISPPAIRGQLTASYEIGWRVGDLVGFWINYAVDSNIPSGRKQWMIPFAIQLIPSGLFLLGSIFMKESPRWLMQVGRYEEAIKNLTWFRRLPETDEYIIYEINQCKESIEEQKNKVGLGIMDPFYEVFFHNKNLLHRLFITVMLFQFCNFMGIQAINYYSPKLFSGLGVKGVNASLFSTGMFGVVKFFCTFFYILVLVDTVGRRLSFMVSSGLCSLCFWYIGAYLKINDPTKPGVSAGPGGKAAIGMMYIWIASFISAWSGGPFVVGSEVFDQNIRSFVQAINAASSWVAIFVMSRWTQQMIKSMSYGIYFFFAALALASIPFVYFLLPETKGIALEDMDKLFNRNIPARKAHKIVLNSVKNENEEIFLENHEHGLFKMDTNKPETENVENLFERQERV from the coding sequence ATGAGTAACGACGCTAGGAGCATACAAACCGTTATGTCTGATGAGAAATCAGATAAGGAATCTATTCATACTATAGACTCAGTACAGAGCAAAAAAATGCTAAGAAACAAgttcaagatcaaaaacatttttgaaaagattgaagatAGACCAACTCCACCACAAGTTTATAACTATAGAGTTTATTTGACTGCAGTCATGGCATCAGCCGCTGCTATTATCATTGGTTACGATAGTGGTTTTATTGGTGGTACAGTTGCATTGGACTCATTTAGAAAGGAATTTGGTTTGGACGTTGCCCCTAATGAGGCTTACATCACGTCCAATGTTATTTCGGTGTTTCATGTTGgttgtttctttggtgCTTTGTTTTCATATCCTGGTTCGTACTACTTTGGAAGAAGGATCCCCTTGATTGCTGCTGCTTTGTTGATTACTGTTGGCTCTGGTATCATGCTTGCTGCAAAGGATTCTGTTGGACTTGGGCCTATATATGCTGGAAGAGTCTTGGCCGGATTATCTGTTGGTTGCTCAACCAACTTGACGGTGGTGTACATTTCTGAAATATCACCGCCGGCAATCAGAGGTCAATTGACAGCAAGTTATGAGATTGGATGGAGAGTTGGAGATCTAGTTGGATTTTGGATTAACTACGCAGTGGATAGTAATATCCCACTGGGCAGAAAGCAATGGATGATTCCTTTTgctattcaattgattccaaGTGGATTGTTCTTGCTCGGAAGTATCTTTATGAAAGAAAGTCCAAGATGGTTGATGCAAGTTGGTAGATACGAAGAAGCAATCAAGAATCTTACGTGGTTTAGACGATTGCCAGAAACTGACGAGTATATCATCTACGAAATCAACCAGTGTAAGGAAAGCATTGAAGAACAGAAAAACAAGGTTGGTTTGGGTATAATGGATCCTTTTTACGAAGTTTTCTTCCACAACAAAAACTTGTTGCATCGTTTATTCATCACAGTCATGTTGTTCCAATTCTGTAATTTCATGGGCATCCAAGCTATCAACTACTACTCACCAAAGTTGTTCAGTGGATTGGGTGTCAAAGGTGTCAATGCTTCCTTGTTCTCCACTGGTATGTTTGGTGTTGtcaaattcttttgcaCATTTTTCTACATCTTGGTGCTTGTGGATACAGTTGGTAGAAGACTTTCGTTTATGGTATCATCAGGGTTGTGCTCCTTATGTTTTTGGTACATTGGCGCATACTTGAAAATTAACGATCCCACCAAACCAGGAGTCCTGGCTGGCCCAGGAGGTAAGGCTGCTATTGGAATGATGTACATCTGGATTGCATCGTTCATTTCTGCATGGTCTGGTGGtccatttgttgttggtagTGAGGtctttgatcaaaacaTTAGATCGTTTGTTCAAGCAATCAATGCTGCTTCATCTTGGGTAGCCATTTTTGTCATGTCTAGATGGACTCAACAAATGATCAAGAGTATGTCATATGGAATctacttcttctttgcCGCATTGGCTTTAGCATCCATTCCATTTGTTTATTTCCTTTTGCCAGAGACAAAGGGTATTGCTTTGGAAGATATGGATAAATTGTTCAACAGAAATATTCCAGCTAGAAAAGCTCACAAGATTGTATTGAACAGTGTCAAGAATGAGAACGAAGAGATCTTCCTTGAGAACCACGAACATGGattgttcaaaatggaCACTAATAAACCAGAGACGGAGAATGTGGAAAATCTTTTCGAACGACAAGAAAGGGTTTAA
- a CDS encoding patatin-like phospholipase yields the protein MSEASNLAGLSSSSDTLDSTGMFTGNDNTSPLIQFLNMTGLLKIPKLIVHLLAMNFEISLHISSILITIAVIAVVILLVIRYKYLTGYSKDLDKKKSPNLKGSSTRNQGSEKIQKSASLFVENRKEEKSSNYLDEFLAAIKVFGYLDKAVFHELTKSMTTQKLSSEEVLCLDEKIGFSIVVEGAAQVYTRISKKSSLTGHRDNINGNNSNDEELQHFDDYAENEDFFKLGDQSYQLLNEVKSGAPLSSLISTLELFKPRKRDSLMSPNGPILTPNEDMRNGVRLNLDYLGKSAEAIKSRDELEDLESTEYPNIIVRPKKKRHTDTMTIAIIPHSAFERVQMKYPKATSHIVMMVLTRLYKVTMNTIHNYLGLTGEIFKVEVELNKSMNLGLPSYLVDGLVERLKQGSNSSKKRPKQYRRSPLERTSSRYVLLNSKVKSNNPGDLLSSVPISRDDPNQRVLKASFTSLMDESKRLNFTDNIEETEENSLRIAIVENIFNFVGIDNESNNVYEQNPFSSLNSSASSSVVGLNNFSGGSTPNPMYHNILKFDRNENLMNTINLNQLHRNLSPPASRPSVQKPLKKRTVPSEMNIKDAFAKVLELKYIEPDTTVVQQDSVSCGLFYVIDGSLEVHYKDSEKYGQHTTSKYVYSVNPGGVAGYLSCVVGFRSLVSIKTPKKSGAVVAFIAKNDYNKLLDKFYFLQLPVAIKLKNLLPKEILTIDYALEWCHIPAGNVLCSQGDLANGFHVVLSGRFRVVKRSEKKGSDNDEVEVLGEYGHGESIGEVEVLTASRRTNSLIAVRDSETARIPRTLFELLSFQNPAIMVKVSRLVAAKVLSSEKNVVQSAHNFITSSSSENFISADYKTITILPTVSGLPVREFADKLVHALRAIGRNVMALDQASTLTHLGRHAFDESLARLKLSGYFAYLEEEYETIVYVCDSPVQSHWTSACISQGDCILLLADADDEVTATSIGEYEQLLIKLKTTARTDLCLIHPDKYVVSGSTGQWLKNRVWVQGHHHVQMNIEKHNESLGPSKKSFISDLAAKFSQNNLIISKFEEATTRAIKRIRRDQHEDITLKSHKNDFLRLARILSNEAVGLVLGGGGSRGIAHVGVVTALERHGIPVDLIGGTSIGSFVGGLYARDYNIVSIYGRAKKFSKRIASLWRMVFDLTYPVTSYITGYEFNRGIWKVFGFVEIEDFWVKYFCNSTNITNSTMDIHESGYAWRFIRASMSLAGLLPPIAFKGCMLLDGGYLDNLPVMEMKRRGAKHIIAVDVGSADDRTPMNYGDTLSGFWVLFNKWNPFSKHPNVPNMMDIQMRLAYVASVNALEEAKRAPGVYYLRPPIDNYATLDFGKFDEIYQVGLGYADKVFTEWENKKALPEIAGFVNKNKMKDFGERKIMYRRNSI from the coding sequence ATGAGTGAGGCATCGAATCTCGCGGGTCTACTGTCAAGCAGTGATACCTTAGACTCAACAGGAATGTTCACCGGAAATGATAACACTTCTCCGCTTATTCAATTCCTCAACATGACTGGACTATTGAAAATCCCGAAACTTATTGTTCACCTTCTTGCCATGAATTTCGAAATCAGTTTGCATATATCATCTATTCTTATAACGATTGCAGTAATTGCGGTGGTGATACTACTAGTCATACGATATAAATATCTCACTGGATACTCAAAAGATTTAGACAAAAAGAAGCTGCCTAACTTGAAAGGCTCCTCCACACGAAATCAAGGGTCAGAAAAGATACAAAAGTCGGCAAGTCTCTTTGTCGAAAATCGAAAGGAAGAGAAATCAAGCAATTACCTCGATGAGTTCCTCGCTGCAATTAAAGTATTTGGGTATTTGGATAAAGCGGTATTTCACGAGCTAACGAAAAGCATGACCACACAAAAGTTATCTAGTGAGGAAGTGTTGTGTcttgatgaaaagattggatttctgattgttgttgaaggtgCTGCTCAAGTGTACACCAGGATCTCGAAAAAGAGCTCTTTGACAGGCCATCGTGACAACATTAACGGAAACAATTCCAATGATGAGGAGCTTCAACATTTTGACGACTACGCAGAAAACGAggatttcttcaaacttgGTGACCAAAGCTACCAGCTTTTAAATGAAGTCAAAAGCGGTGCTCCCTTAAGTTCGTTGATATCGACCTTGGAACTCTTTAAGCCACGCAAGAGGGATTCCCTTATGAGTCCAAACGGGCCAATTCTCACGCCCAACGAGGACATGAGAAATGGTGTTCGATTAAACCTTGATTACTTAGGTAAATCGGCTGAAGCTATAAAGTCTAGAGATGAATTAGAGGATTTGGAAAGCACAGAGTATCCCAATATTATTGTTCGTCCCAAGAAAAAGAGGCACACAGACACCATGACAATTGCCATTATTCCACATTCAGCTTTTGAACGGGTGCAAATGAAGTATCCCAAGGCAACTTCGCACATTGTAATGATGGTGTTGACAAGACTATACAAAGTAACCATGAACACCATTCACAATTACTTGGGATTAACGGGAGAGATATTCAAGGTTGAAGTTGAGTTGAACAagtcaatgaatttggGGTTGCCAAGTTATTTGGTGGATGGGCTCGTTGAAAGATTGAAACAAGGCAGTAATAGCTCTAAAAAGCGTCCCAAACAGTATAGACGGAGCCCCCTTGAACGAACATCTTCGCGGTATGTGTTGCTCAACTCAAAAGTGAAAAGCAACAATCCAGGTGATTTATTGTCTTCAGTGCCAATTTCTCGGGATGATCCAAACCAAAGAGTGCTTAAAGCGTCATTTACCCTGTTGATGGATGAAAGTAAGAGACTAAACTTTACTGATAATATAGAGGAAACAGAGGAGAACTCATTAAGGATTGCAATAGTTGAAaacatattcaattttgttggtattgACAACGAATCAAATAACGTGTATGAACAGAATCCTTTCCTGAGCTTGAATTCATCTGCTAGTAGTTCGGTAGTAGGGCTCAATAACTTTTCTGGTGGCTCTACTCCAAACCCCATGTACCATAACATTTTGAAGTTTGATCGCAATGAGAATCTCATGAACActatcaatttgaatcagCTCCACAGGAATTTATCACCACCAGCAAGTCGACCATCGGTTCAAAAGCCGCTCAAAAAAAGAACGGTTCCTAGTGAGATGAATATCAAAGATGCTTTTGCAAAGGTATTGGAGTTGAAGTACATAGAACCAGATACAACGGTTGTGCAGCAGGATTCAGTATCTTGTGGGTTATTCTATGTTATCGATGGATCATTGGAGGTACATTATAAGGACTCCGAAAAATACGGGCAACACACAACCTCGAAATATGTCTACTCGGTCAATCCCGGAGGTGTCGCTGGATACTTGTCATGTGTGGTTGGATTCCGCTCCCTAGTTTCGATAAAAACTCCCAAAAAGTCTGGCGCAGTAGTGGCATTCATTGCAAAGAATGACTACAATAAATTGCTTGATAAGTTTTACTTCTTACAATTACCTGTTGCgatcaagttgaagaacCTTTTGCCAAAGGAGATTCTAACTATTGATTATGCGCTTGAGTGGTGCCATATCCCAGCCGGTAATGTTTTATGTTCGCAAGGTGATTTGGCCAATGGGTTCCACGTGGTGCTCAGTGGTCGTTTTAGGGTTGTCAAACGAAGCGAAAAGAAAGGATCAGACAACGATGAAGTTGAGGTGTTAGGTGAATATGGACATGGTGAATCTATCGGTGAGGTAGAAGTGTTGACCGCTTCAAGAAGAACCAATTCACTTATCGCTGTGAGAGACTCGGAAACTGCTAGAATCCCGAGAACATTGTTTGAGCTACTTTCGTTTCAAAATCCCGCGATCATGGTGAAAGTCTCACGTTTGGTGGCAGCAAAAGTACTTTCATCGGAAAAGAATGTTGTACAATCCGCACACAATTTCATAACATCCTCAAGCAGTGAAAACTTTATTTCGGCCGACTACAAGACAATTACGATTCTTCCCACTGTGTCAGGATTACCAGTTAGAGAATTTGCAGATAAATTGGTGCATGCGTTGAGAGCTATTGGTCGTAATGTCATGGCTTTGGACCAAGCGCTGACTTTGACGCATTTGGGAAGACATGCGTTTGATGAGAGCTTAGCACGTTTAAAATTGTCTGGATACTTTGCCtatttggaagaagagTACGAAACTATTGTCTATGTTTGCGACTCACCTGTTCAATCACATTGGACATCTGCATGTATATCTCAAGGAGACTGTATATTATTGTTGGCTGATGCAGACGATGAAGTTACTGCCACATCAATTGGGGAATATGAAcagttgttgataaagttaAAGACAACTGCGCGAACTGATTTGTGTTTGATTCATCCGGACAAGTATGTTGTATCTGGATCTACTGGCCAATGGTTGAAAAATAGAGTTTGGGTGCAAGGTCACCACCATGTTCAAATGAACATAGAGAAACACAATGAATCATTGGGCCCCAGCAAGAAATCATTCATCAGCGACTTGGCTGCCAAATTTTcccaaaacaatttgatcatCTCCAAGTTTGAAGAAGCCACGACAAGAGCTATCAAACGAATTCGCAGAGATCAGCATGAGGATATTACGTTAAAGTCCCACAAAAATGACTTCCTACGTCTTGCAAGAATTTTGTCGAACGAAGCTGTCGGATTGGTCTTGGGAGGCGGTGGATCGAGAGGAATTGCCCATGTTGGTGTCGTTACCGCATTAGAGAGGCATGGTATTCCTGTCGATTTGATTGGTGGAACATCCATAGGCTCCTTTGTTGGGGGTTTATACGCGAGAGATTATAACATAGTTTCCATATATGGTCGAGCAAAGAAATTCTCCAAGAGAATTGCATCGTTATGGAGAATGGTTTTCGATTTGACGTATCCAGTGACATCGTACATCACTGGTTACGAATTCAACAGAGGTATCTGGAAAGTATTTGGGTTTGTTGAGATTGAAGATTTCTGGGTCAAgtatttttgcaattcGACAAATattacaaattcaacaatggacATTCATGAATCTGGTTATGCCTGGAGGTTCATCAGGGCTTCGATGTCGTTGGCAGGATTGCTTCCACCTATAGCATTTAAAGGCTGTATGCTTTTGGACGGTGGGTACTTGGATAATTTACCAGTGATGGAAATGAAGCGTCGTGGAGCTAAACACATAATTGCTGTGGATGTAGGATCAGCTGATGACAGAACCCCAATGAACTATGGTGATACGTTGAGTGGGTTTTGGGtacttttcaataaatggaACCCATTCTCAAAACACCCCAATGTGCCCAACATGATGGATATACAAATGAGATTAGCTTATGTTGCTAGTGTCAATGCTTTAGAAGAGGCAAAAAGAGCTCCTGGTGTTTACTATTTGCGACCACCTATTGACAATTACGCTACTTTggattttggaaaatttgatgaaatctaTCAAGTTGGTTTAGGATATGCCGATAAAGTGTTTACCGAATGGGAGAATAAGAAAGCGTTGCCAGAAATTGCTGGATTCGTCAATAAAAATAAGATGAAAGATTTTGGAGAGAGGAAAATTATGTATAGAAGAAACTCAATTTAG